The region ATCGAAACAAACTGACGTCCTTTAAATCCAGTGTTAAAACATACACGGCCAGAAGCAATAGCATAGAGCGTATCATCACCGCCACGATTTACATTTGTTCCTGCGTGAAATTTGGTTCCACGTTGACGAATAAGAATCTCGCCAGCTTTAACCATTTGACCGCCAAAACGCTTACAGCCTAGTCGTTGACTGCGACTATCACGACCGTTGGAGGTTGAACCACCAGTTTTACTTGTTGCCATCCGAACACCTTTAAATTAATTGAAGACCAATTACGGCAGAACGCCGAATACTCGTTAACTATGAGCTCAGGCCTAACCTGAATGGAATTTATCATGTACTGCTTTGAAAAAAATGTCAAAAACTATCTAGCTTCACCGAGTAAACAAACGCAGCGACGCTCTGATAAACTCTTATTAAAACGTATTTCCCAATCAAAGAGTGACTGAATCGCCAAAGCAATCCTCACTCCAGACTCACACGCTGCCTCCATCGTACCCGGAACCTCTCGCAATATTGACGCATGCTCACCTGCAAAATAAATTTTTCCATGCGAGGCAAACGCAAATACATGATCACCAAGTCCAGCAATGCGATCAAATTTTTCGTACAAACCCTTATCAAAAGACTCTGCTGAAGTTAAAAAATAATTTTCTTGCCCCGGAGAAACGTATGCGTACGAACCGCACGCATACGGATCAGCTGGCCAACTTTTTCCAACAATCACATCTTCATACGATGCAAATTGCTCATCTTTCGCACAAACAGCTCGTGTAGGAATCACAACAGAACCTTGCGTGGCCTGCTCTAAAAGAACCTTTCCGTCAAAATCAAATCCATTAAACGATTGCTTATCAAAAAAACTTTTTTCGCCACATTGATACGCCAATAATAAATTATCAGCTCCTGCATGACACACTAAAGTTGTATCATTCACCGTAAAATCCGTCTTAAGTTTTTCAACATCAAACGGCATAACAATTTTTGCATTTTCCCCGAGTTTAATCGAGGAAATTTCAGCCAATCGATCGGTCGGAATAACATCTTCTGAAAAAGAAATTTTTGAATAGATTGATGGTGGAATTGCCAAAACCACATAGTCAGCTTTAACGACTTTTTCATTTTTAAACTTCAAAACGTATCGATTTGTATCATCTCGATCTATCGATATCAGCTCACACCCCAGATTAACCCTATCGCCAAGTTTTTCTGCTATTTTAACTGGCAATGTTGCGTTTCCAGTCTTAATAAAAACGCGATCTATTGATTGTTTTTCTTCATCAAATTTATGTGCAGCAGCAACCCCACCCTGCAGCATGTAATATAATGTTTCAACATAATTTGATGATAAGTCTTCAAGGGCTGCACCCTCATACCCCATTAAGCGCATGCGTAGCAAGCGATACGAATCCGAACCCTCTTCAAAGAGTTGTCCAACAACATCTTTCATAGATTTAGACTGAGAAGCAATTTTTTTAAGATGCTCGTACAAATCAGCTTGTGCAACATCAGGCACTCTACACAACTCAGAAAAAGGAACCAACTTTTCTCCATTAAAAAAATTGGCGCCAAGAAAATATTTTTCATTCTCAAAAGAAATTTCCAACTCACTTGCCAGGGCGCGCAAATGAAGCGCCTCGCCTCCATCGGCGATGTTGTAACCGCCCAGCTCTGTTACCGATCCATTTATGATAGCCGTTAAGATTCTACCACCAACTCGATTTCGCGCTTCATAGACACAAACATCAACTCCTGCTTTTTCCAAATAATATGCAGCCGTAAGTCCAGCAATTCCAGCACCAACCACCGCAACGCTTACCCTGCCGTCAGTATTTTCACTATTCTTTGCGCAACACAAACCGATCATCACACTCCCCAAAAGTATTGTTTTTATTAAAAAAATTTTCATAAATCCTTCCAGCAAGAACCAACTCCCACAGAAACCTTAAGGTCAACATCAAGCAAAACTGCTTTCTGCATAATTTCAACCACAACGCCCGAAACCAATTCTTGCAACTCTGCGGGAACCTCAAGCACCAATTCATCATGAATTTGAAGGAGCAATCGCGCTCCTGGAAACTTACTCGAAATAGTGCGGTCAACCTCAAGCATTGCTTTTTTGATGATATCAGCTGCCGTGCCCTGCACCACGGTATTAATCGCAACACGTCGCGCGGCCTCATAAACAACTTTATTCGATTCACGCAAACCGGGAACATATCGTCGACGCCCAAAAAGGGTTTCAACATACCCTATCTCCCGCGCAAACTCTTCTACGCCCTGCATCCACGGCAATACCGCAGGATAATGTTCAAAGTATTGCTCTACATAACGCTTTGCATCCTTGAAAGAAATATTTAAATCCTGCGAAAGACCGTACGGCGTAAGGCCATAAATAATACTGAAATTAATTTTTTTACCAATCTGCCGCTCGGCCTGCGTCACTTCATTTTCGGGCTTTGAAAAAAGACGCGCTGCTATTTGTCGATGAGGGTCTTCATTATTTTTAAACGCAGCCAATAATACAGGGTCTTTTGTCAGATGAGCCAACACTCGCAGCTCAACCTGCGCATAGTCACACCCAATTAACACATGCCCAGGTTGCGCAACAAACGCGCTGCGAATCTCGGCGCCAAATTCACTTGCTATTGGAATGTTTTGCAAATTGGGGTCAGAGCTCGCCAAGCGGCCAGTTGCAACAGCCACCTGTGAATACGAGGTATGAATACGTCCATCTTTCAGGCTTACCATCTGCGGAAGTGGTTCAAGGTAGGTATTTAATAATTTTGAAAGCTCACGTTGCTCTACAATTAACGCAGGAAATGGATGTATTTTTGAAAGTAAATCCAAAACCTCTCGACTTGTTGATAGCTTTCCCGTTGCTGTTTTTTGTGGTGGCGTTAAACGTAAATATTCATACAACACCTGACCAACCTGCTTGGGCGAAAGCGGATTAAACGACAGCGCATCCGGATACTCAATCGAAACCAAATAGGACTGAATCTTACCATCAACAACAGAAATTGCTGATTTTACAGCAGTTGCCACCCCCTGAAGAACGCGCGCATCAAGCAAAATTCCTGCGCGCTCCATCTTAAAAAGCAACGTTGCAAGTGGACGCTCTGTTTGTTCA is a window of Candidatus Dependentiae bacterium DNA encoding:
- a CDS encoding 50S ribosomal protein L27, whose translation is MATSKTGGSTSNGRDSRSQRLGCKRFGGQMVKAGEILIRQRGTKFHAGTNVNRGGDDTLYAIASGRVCFNTGFKGRQFVSIESTDCE
- a CDS encoding FAD-dependent oxidoreductase, encoding MKIFLIKTILLGSVMIGLCCAKNSENTDGRVSVAVVGAGIAGLTAAYYLEKAGVDVCVYEARNRVGGRILTAIINGSVTELGGYNIADGGEALHLRALASELEISFENEKYFLGANFFNGEKLVPFSELCRVPDVAQADLYEHLKKIASQSKSMKDVVGQLFEEGSDSYRLLRMRLMGYEGAALEDLSSNYVETLYYMLQGGVAAAHKFDEEKQSIDRVFIKTGNATLPVKIAEKLGDRVNLGCELISIDRDDTNRYVLKFKNEKVVKADYVVLAIPPSIYSKISFSEDVIPTDRLAEISSIKLGENAKIVMPFDVEKLKTDFTVNDTTLVCHAGADNLLLAYQCGEKSFFDKQSFNGFDFDGKVLLEQATQGSVVIPTRAVCAKDEQFASYEDVIVGKSWPADPYACGSYAYVSPGQENYFLTSAESFDKGLYEKFDRIAGLGDHVFAFASHGKIYFAGEHASILREVPGTMEAACESGVRIALAIQSLFDWEIRFNKSLSERRCVCLLGEAR